The DNA region GTAATTACGAAGATATTGAGAATTTGAATGAAACAGTAATAAGTTAGTAATTGGGAATTTGGTTGTGCAGGTTTGAGAACGCAGTGACAGCAGCTGAGAAAGCGGCGGAGATTGATCCTGAAAATGGGGAGGTTTCGTTTCTGGCAACGAGTATAAGGGCGGTTTCTGGAGCACGTACGCGTGGGAATAGTCTTTTCAAATTGGAAAGGTTTGTGGAGGCAAGCGCTGCTTATGGAGAAGGAATTGGGATCGAGCCTAACAATTCTGTTCTGTATAGTAATCGGGCAGCTTGTTGGTTTAAGCTTGGGATGTGGGAACGATCTCTTGATGATTGTAATCGAGCGCTTTCTATACAACCGAATTACACTAAAGCCCTTCTCAGAAGAGCTTCTTCCTACTGCAAGGTAGGTGGTAAATTGGGTAATctgacatttttttaaattgttattgttgtaaacaaaagaaaaactcAATGACTAAGAAATTGTAATCTTTAATTATAGCTTGAACGATGGGCGGAAGCTGTCAAAGATTATGAAATTCTGCACGAGGAATTCCAGAATGATAGTGAAGTAACAGAGTCGTTATTCACTGCCCAATTCGAGTTGAGGAAATCCCTAGGAAAAGGAGGAGAAGACGAGGAGGAAGATAGGGTTAAGGTTGTGTCCAGTCTTGAGCAGTTCATGGATGTTATAACTTTAAAGTCCTCTTCTTCACCAGCTGGTTAGTGGATACTTTgaactaactaactaactaataaaGAACTATTGTTTTGGTTATTTTAAATGGTGGAATGAAATGTTTTGTAGGCGTTTCACTTGTTTATTTTACGAAACAATCGAACCAAAACTGCCAGGAGATATCTTTGTACTTTCACACACTTTCTGAGCGATACCCTTCAGTAAAATTTGTCAAGGTGCGAGCTTTTTCCCCCAAATCCTATTCTTGTCGCTTGTTGGTGCTGTTGTTGGTATTCCTTTTGTAATATATAACAGGTTGATGTTATTTTGAAGGTGGACGTCGAAGAAACACCAGAAGTAGCCACTGCAGAGAATGTGAGGATAGTCCCGGCGATCAACATTTACAAAAATGGATGCAGGATGAAGGAAACAATAAGCCCTAGTCCGGAGTTATTGGAGTCTTGGTTATTGCATTACACTTAGCAGCAACCAAGCATTAGTTCCTTACCAGTTACATGAATAGTTTTGGTCTATGTACTTTCAGGTAAAAAGAGAGAACCCTTTCGGTCTCAtctcattttattcattcattcctAATTGACCCGATTTCTTCGCCCCCACTTGTTAGTTTCCCCTTTCGAAAGTTCTCCGGTCTAGTCGAGATAGAGGATCAGGAATATAAGAGGTTCAGTCGGGTCTTGTAAGCAATTCagaataaatttttgtttacaTATATCATCATCAATATCAAATTTCATTTCTAGCGGTAATAGTATGAAGTTTAttcttataatcaaatatagtaaaattaattttatatgaagaATAATGGGTTCAACtaccttatttatttaacaagaAGATAAAATAGCATATTAGGAAATGACATGtaaaataaagattgaaaattTGGTACCTTCCATGAATCCAAACGATACCTAATATAAAGTCAGAAGCCAAACTAATGGCCCACACAAGGACGACGTGGCTTGGAAGTCTCTTTGTCTGACGTGGTAGTTGCCGTCCCCGTCCGTCCCTTGTCAGATTGACGGCGACTTTTGTGGTGATGTTTTCCACTAATTAATGTTTCTTGCCTGTAACGGTAACTGACACATTTCCTTTTATGGTAGTAAGTTGGCAGACAAGTGTTAGGTCTTGTTTGTTTTGGAATTAAGTTGTTGTGAGATCAAATAACTTTTTACTTATATAAACttatgttaataattaaatggGCTTGAGTTGCTTGACCGGATCTATGAAGAGTTAATTAAAGTGGGTTAGAAATAATCcgaaatgttaatatttaattaggagTGACTTGCAAGGGAATATCAAATCATTagtactaatttatttatttttttcattattaattttccataaataaataaatagatgtCTGAAACACACCAGAATAAACATAATATTCAGCCGTCCCCCAAATTAAccatatgaattaaaaaatacgGGGGACGAAGCCGAGTTCGGAGAAAACTAGAGGGCATTGAGTAATGGCTTTGAAGTTCATGTAACCGATGGGACTGACATATCGAACTGAAGAACTGATGCCACTATTGAGGGTGAGACTGACCCTAGCCTTTCCCACATGGTCCATGACGGATCTGCAATGTGGGTCAGGGCTCCGCACTGGGACCACCTCACATATGTCTTTTTCATGTTCTCCATTCACTTTTAGGTTATACATACCGTTGAAATCGGTCTTACCCATCACTTGGAATGTCAAGGTCCCGTTCACTCGGTTCCTACAACTTAGTTTCACCACAGCACCTATATCGATAATCCACAATTTATAAGTTATCCATATATGCAAATAATaacattgaaattgaaatttctaGTTATTATATTTGGTCACATGCTAGCCtactatgtatatatatataaatatatgcaatgaaaaaaaattatgcacTTAATTACCAATAAGAGGTCGGCTAACCCTAGTGAGGAATTGTAAGCGACAAGGGTCACAATAGACTTTTCCATTGACTTGAAATTCTGGTTGTATTTTGCGGCCACCGTGGCCATGGGCGGAGCTGGCCATGGCCAAGAAAAAGAGGGCCGAGGCCAGAAATAGGGTGGCCGCATAATttgccattttttttattgattaaagaTTTCCCTCCCGTTTCCTGTTCTGATGTGTGACAGGAAATTAAGGGTATGAACTACAATAGATGAAGCATTCTCAAGATTCATATATAGACAGTTTTAATTTGTTACAAGGCCAACTGCCCATTTGTCTGGTTTCTCCTTAATTTCCGTTAAACTagttgtttttgttgttatgAATAGATCATATGGTCTATATATAGATTCCTTCTCCCATtgataattaattcatttttaccCAGTTCAAGTCATGTTTGTTATATGGATTGTTACATTATATATTGCCATAAGAGAGTATTTATAATCTTCTAGTTAGTGATGCTAATTACAgaaagaattatatattaatggcATCTTCTTACAAATATGACATTTAATTTTCCTTTATATTGAAATGTatgtatataaaagtaaaaaactTAGGACTGGTTCGAAattggaattatttttaaatcttgttATGAAAAGTTAGGTTATTGGTGAAGAAATTTAAagatagattattattttaaaaaaataaaaaaatatttttgtattttaattaatattgataatatcttatatttttatttaaataattcaataaattattcCCATAATCAACTTAGTTCTTAGATAACTCAAATTAAAGTTTTGGAGGGCTTATCATTGCCAGAAGCCCAGCAAGAGGTCTTTTACTAAAAGTAACAAATTTTAAAGTGTTAGGCCTATTTCAGTTGgacttaacaaataaaattatatataaacatcatCTCATAGGTTAAAAATCAATCacattactttaaaaaaaaaatggtcagTATTGTGGATAATATTTGAgctcaaacaaataaataaaattaatatatgcaAACCTTCTCtagaaggttgaagagattaTCGACCAAATTTGTTGGTTTCACTTATTGaactttatataatattaagatgAAACATTGACgagtaattaaaattattgaagattctaaactaaattatctaaaatctaaaaaataaaatagaggtATAGTCTTATTGGCTAAACTCAtcaattcacattttttaacaaaaatattaaaataacatttatttctctttaaaattattttatcattatatattaatattttataaatattttctcaaaatcaacatcaattaatttattcCGGCCCAGCAAGCTCTCGGGATAGGATAAACCACTCCCCATAACAAcccatttaataaaatctaaaataattagttaaatttattatatatttaaacaaaagatGTTGTAgcataattatttagaataaaaactAAGAACTTTTACTTGATTATGATTCAAatcttacttaaaaaaaattttctCATCGATTTTTTAAACTAGAcctaatacaaaaattaaaaaaaaaaaaatcaattttacaaattttcaaTCGGGGTGTTGGGTCAGCCCAAAACTCGGAGCCGACTCTAACaacatcaataattttttttaaaataattcaaaaattattcaaataaacctatGCAAACAAGCTTTTAGATCCAAAAGTTCGATAACTAGCAAGTAAAAATCATATACAAGTCATTGATTCTTAATGTTTGGCGCTAGAGGATTTGAGGACCCAATAGACTATTTTAGTTTTTCTATGTTATATAAGTgtgttttttttgtgtgtttaatttgaaaataaatattgtcaaaacttaattttcatttgtatggatattaatgataaaatttgagtttaattATGTTAATGAGTCGTGCAAATGTCTTGTAATATTGTTAAGCAAAATGAAAAGCAAATAGTTGAAATGTGTGGGGACTCTAGTAAAACacatttaactaaaaataatgtGGGTAATTATTGGCACTTTGTCCCCACCCGAccactattaattaattaatgaattaattaattaattaaaacatgattatctttaatttctttttttagcATTGCACTAATTTCTTGATTAATCTGTGGGTAGCTGCTGGATCTGAgaattaaaatgtgaaaataatatttgtattcatGTGATCCAATTAATGTTCTAGGTCTggctaattaattattaaaataatgtgcCACTTAATTAGGGAAAAGTTAGTACGTACATTGACAAtgacatatatacatatataggcTCATATAATTCAGATCCTTTTAAAGATTTAATTGAAATTGAAGACTGGACTAAAATAAGATGgaagttttattttaagaatttagtATTGTTTTTAACTAACTTTGATTTGCATGTGCTTGTTTGCATACGTTGTAATAGTTAGAtggttctttttttttttgtaaaatcataatattttatgttgGGGGATATTTTTGTAGTTATTGCattattcaaaaaacataaaataaatcttatttgaCAAACTTGGATTGAGAAATTGCAATAACTTTAATAAAGAATGCAAAATTGAAAAAGGTTTCACCAATAATCATTTATTctataaatattcatatttcaCTAAATTATGTTTATCATCATTCTAGGTTACACTACTCTATTTATATGAGTAAATTAAGTCaattaaattacttttaaatcTAAAGCCTACTAGACCCCATTCAAACATAATTTGTCATTAATCATCATCTAAAGTATCACatgttaaacaaaaaaaacctaATGAatctatgaaaaaaaatatttatttttccaatagccatatatatatatatatatatatatatatatatatatatatatatatatatatatatatatatatatgcttctTGTGATTATAACTTGGTACCAAACATACCCTTATTAATATCGGTTACTTCCACAGGTTAACCTAGCCCCACTAGGTAGCTAGATAGCCAAATCATAGTGCTAAAATTTTGCAAATTATCCTTGATAATGATTGCTTTTTATGATGGTAacattatcatatttatattgtatataattgatattaaatacatattattattaatggcAAATGGTGCCAATAAAGGAAGAATATTAGTGTCTTTTGGGATGAAGAAAAAGAGAGCTATCCTAGCCTAGCCTAGCTAATTAAGCACTTTCATTGGTCCCATATATCAACTAATTCAATTCCCTAACTCTCCATAATTGCAATTTTCTCTAATAACAAATCTCCATTCTCATATCACTAGGGAAACAACCAACATAACATGTCTACTGATCTAGGGAAAGAATCCGATGAAGGATCGTCTATGGCTACGCGATCGTCGTCAGTTTTGAGCCGGTATGTATCTCAAAAGAGGCGTGATTGGAACACTTTTGGGCAATACTTGAAGAACCAAAGACCAATACCAATTGCGATGTCTCATTGCAATTACAATCATGTCCTTGAATTCCTAAGGTACTTGGACCAATTTGGCAAGACCAAAGTCCACGCACAAGGGTGCGTGTTCTTTGGGCTGCCTGAGCCACCAGGGCCATGCACCTGCCCTCTCAAGCAGGCGTGGGGAAGCCTCGACGCGCTCATCGGGCGGCTCAGAGCAGCGTACGAAGAAAACGGTGGGTTGCCCGAGACAAATCCATTTGCTAGTGGGGCCATTAGGGTTTATTTAAGGGAAGTAAGAGATTCTCAATCAAAGGCAAGAGGAATTCCttacaagaagaaaaagaagatcaAGAGGATTAGTATGGCTAATGATCAAGATGATCATGGAGCCTCAAAACTACCTATGAAGTAGCCCTCTTGAGtcatgaatattaattattactatttgagctctaaagaagaagaagaagaagctgatCAAATGGTAACTCATGAGCTCTTTCATGACActacttcttttctttttttaatatatataaacttatatatatgaTGTTTCTCCATATATATCCACAAACCCTATGTAACCAGACCTAGCTTTAATtgcaaaaccctaattttgCAACTGGTAGTaggatatatatgaataaattaagataaGACAAAGAATATATAATCTTGTCTGCATGTTTTCTCTTTAATTCTCTGTTTAGTGTACGAATTTGCATATCtagtattattttattcaaaaacatgatttggGTACTTTTTATGATTTTGCACGATCTTGTGTGATGGCCCTTGAAcaatatgataattatataattaccCACATAATTGCatgcatttttttaattgataaaagtAATGAGGAAAATTATGTATTAATAGTTTAACATCTTGTTTGTTTGTAGGTGCATTAAAAAGATAGACATTTTGTTTTTGTCTTagatgttatattttaaaattgtatcctacaagtatatattataagttgCACCAAATGAAATTCTTTCTTCCTTTTCGAGTTAGAAACCCAAATGGAATTCATCATCATAGATCATCATTTCTTagttataaaaagaaaagataaaaaaataataataatgcatacaaaaatattgttaaccaactagattaattttaaaaatatataagaaaaaatccCTAGTGAATAAAAGATTGTTATTTTGTCTTGTATCAGTCAGATAggattgttattttgttttgtatcATTCCCATAAGAATAATTAATGTCTTAGGAAAGATGGGTTGATTATTACATTTTCAAGAAAACCCATTTTGcggacatatatatatagattcacTGTTTTTCTTGTTGTCAATGAAACCTCTTCTTTTTAAAAGGATAAaagtaatgtttttaattattacaattggAATATCTCATATTTAATTGtagtaaaatatatatccaGACAAAAAACAAAGTTAAAGTTAGATAAAAGTTATAATGTTGTCACGAGATAATTATAATGAATACAACATGCCCCAAAAAACAATGCACAAAGGCTTGACTAGATATGGTTAAGAGTCTAAAcgttgtttttttttcatttggtataaaatgagccaaacaaaataaaattgaaacaatTCAATGCAAGATAAATTTTAGCGTAAAAAACCTTTATTCCAATCGAGAGTAAAAAACCACAAAATCTACATTGACCACTTAACAATCCACtatcatcaataaaattataactaagaGTTCAATCTAAATATAACTAAACtagagtttaattaattatatcaagaTCACACAACCATCTTGgcaaataaaaacaaagagCAGTAATAACAAGATCAACCAACCTTATCAATTCTGTCATTATGGTCTTGAATTGACTTAGAAGCTTTAGAAAACATATCTTTATCGTTCAAAATGTAGCCCCATAAATAATCAACAAGTTGTCAACGTTTGAAATCAATTAAATAGTACCATCTTCGATAAACATAAATCTTTTTCAGTTGTTACTACAAACCCTGAATCTGTTTTTGCTTTGTTCTCTCTTGTTGTTCAGTAAAACACACTAAAAACTTAGAtgcaaaatattattcattcacATTATATACTTTAAGCTTAAATAAAACACACATCAAATTGGGTCTCTTCAACCATGAAGAAAAAACACAATAGAGTTTATGTGTTCATATTATGGAACGTTCGTATTATGGTTCCATAAATTGAGTGTTGGGGGCACACCCTCCTCTATTGTCAACTATGGACGTCTAGAATGTTTTGATTGAGTCTCCTCGTTGAATTTAGAAATAAAGCAAGTTAATACTCGTATTGCGCAACAATCATTTtgtactttttaaatttatttttgaactatGAACACCCACTTCACAATCATAACCTTCTAATGAAAATCTAATTGGTGCATTTTTAGTCTTTTTAATAAtagttttgtattaaaattaataaaatttatttagtttacatgattaaatattatgttacTGCGTGTAACCTCTTGGTGGACGTGCTTGATTgtccattattttttaaattatcattttaaagtGGTCGGGAGAGAGGTGACCTTAGAACAATTTCCTAAATTAACCTTGTTTCGCGTttactttcccaaactaacctagtttgttcatttattcccaaactaacctagtttactattcaaatttaatttttatttttatttttatttttgtttttttacatttcaaatttattatatatatatatatatttaaattattatttatataaactaaattatttatattttaatatatattttaaattattatttttataaatttaattatttatattttgatatataatttaaattattttttttataaatttaattatttatattttaatataaatatttaatggttCATTAACTTAAGACATATTTTTAGAAAGACAAcacaataaaaattgataaaaattttattgtgaaattatatcacaatgaaaagttgtcaaaattattttaataaaagacaactcaataaatataaataataatttgaatgaaaagttgtcaaaattattttaataaaagacaacccaataaatataaataataatttgaatgaaaagttgtcaaaattattttaataaaagacaacccaataaatataaataataatttgaatgaaaagttgtcaaaattattttaataaaagacaacctaataaatataaataataatttgaatagtaaaaaaaataaatttatgaggATGAAAATCATACTGCCACGTacatatgtaaatatatatataataaatttgaaatgtaaatatatatatatattaaaatataaataattaaatttataaaaaaataatttaaattatatatcaaaatataaataatcaaatttataaaaataataatttaaaatatatatcaaaatataaataatttagtttatataaataataatgtaaatatatatatatatatatatatatatatatatatataataaatttgaaatgtaaaaaataaaaaataaaaaataaaaaaaatgaatttgaatagtaaactaggttagtttgggaataaatgaacaaactaggttagtttgggaaagtaaACGCCAAataaggttagtttgggaaactgtACCAACCATATTATTTACCCATACACCCATACAGGAggtattttagtttaaaagaCACTCAGTATATTTTCCCGGCGAATAAAAACAAGCCAATAAAAGTGCTGGTCTTAGTTTACCGTCGAATAAAAAGCAGTTAATACTAGCGTTGGTACAAATTTACTGGCCATTGGAAAACGATAATGGAATTTCAAAGTTGCAAAATGTTTACGACGTTCATAAAAGTATTACGTCTGGAATTTACCGGAAAATAAAAAGGTGCCAATAGTATCATCGGAAATAGTTTAGTGACTTAAGGGAAAGCGACGCTAATTGTTTATAAAACGTCGATAGTTCACCGACGTTTATACTACTTTTATCGACAGTTAGTATTTATCGGCGAATAAAACGACGCCAAAATTATCACCGACAATTATTTGGCGACGCTTGTAGAGGCGTCGGTGATATTTGCAAGCGAAGGATGTTTACTGCCGTTTATACCAAGTTTTAACAGAGTTTGCCAGCGAATAAAACGCTGTTGCCAAATATTTACCGAcgtttattacaaattttatcgAATTATGGGTAACTATTCTCCTTAGCCATATCTAACATCATTCAACCATGTATAAAAAGGTTATGCTTTCTGAAATCTTTAGGAAAACAATTAATCTGCTGTATGTATATATAGTTGGCAAGAACAGGGATTTTCAATAGGTATCTCCAAAATGGTGTTGAAATACGAGATAAGAACACGATTTAGTTTGTGTTGGTGGGGTTTCTTGGCAAATCACGATAATAACATAATCTAAAAAAGAAATACTGTAAACTAAATAACACACAATATTTAACAAGGTTGGCTAACAATTCTTACATCCTTAATATCCAAGCTGGTTTAGGGACTGCAGTCTTAGCTTCCCCTATAGTCGTAAGCTCGTTCTTGAAATAGCATTTGGTTTGTTCTATATATAGGTACTATCTCTAGGTACCTAAGAGTTGATTCACTAACATCATTTCCTTTTTCCGAGTAGtaccaaaaataaatagaagacaggagcttataatttttatagagaTACATACTTATAAAGCTTATTAAAACATAAACTCTAAACAAATAAGTccaaacttatattatttttaacagaGTTATGATGGGTTTGGTGACTTCAAAGATGTTCGTCGCCTGATGATTGTGGCTTTTGCGTAAAAGTGTTCGTCCATCGGTAAGGTTTACTGAAGAAACGAAAGGTGGAAGAAGGAGAGTAAATTGAAGCCAAGGAAGCTTGAATAGATGTTTCcttcaaataaattaagtttggttatatataatgtgttgattTGGGAGGTGagtaattcaaatattttgatttgaagtaaattttattttaaaagtagaGATATTTGTCTTATTTAAATCTATACCTCCCTAGTATATCCATAACAATATTCCATTCATTTTGggatacaaatatattttctttaggaAAAAATGTAATTGGTTATgaaattgattaataattcaatttaattttttatatttggtatattatttacttattgttttgatttttactttgtttaaattctttattttattttttcagtttaGGAAGGTACTATCTCCCAAAGTGATAATATCTAATATTTGGTCTTTTAAACAAAATCCATTATTCACAAAGCAATTAAGACAAGATCTTAGAATCAAATGTAACAAGAGTTTGACTAatctttttgaagaaaataatgttgATTTATTAACTGAATGTTCTAACCATGCATCATTCTAGTTTAATTTGTTAAACCCCCAACCCCACatgaatttctttctttgtcATAAAGAATTCTGTAATTCGAATTGCTAATGTTCCTAAAATAGCACAAATCATTCTAATCGTAATATTTGTATACTTGTTGCGTTCTCCCCAGACCCCCTGTTAGCTTTTGCCCTTTCAATAACATATAACCGTCGCCACTGTTCGTTCACCAATTTCCGATCCAGGGCTCTATAGCCCGCCTTCTTACTACGCCTCCACTCGCTAAAACCTATTGTGAAACTTGTTGCGTAAACAGATGTCTCATTGTCTCCTTGGCTTGATGTGTTCAAGTAAAGATACAAAGGAAACTTCTTCCTCGATTCGAATTtgtgaaatgaagaatgtgtcTTAACAAGAACTTTGTCGTCCAAACTGATTCACAATCTGCAAATTGCCTTCGTTCCCCATCTGGATAGAATTTGCATAACCAAATTGTTGAGTAGAATCTGTTGTGATATTCCCATGAGACGAATTCACCCATCCAGACGACGATATAGATCTATTCAATCCAAACGAGAAGTTACCATTATAACCATTGAAATTCACAGTTGACGAGTAAACAAGCGACGATTTAACCACGCTCACAAGATGTGCCACTGTTTTATCATTCTTCTCATCCAACCATAAGTGTAAATTGGCATCAATATACCAAACATTTAAAGCATTCCTCACTGCGAAGGAAATCTTATGGTTTTCTCCATCCAATATCTTCTCCAAGAACGGTGTAACTTCGATATCATAAGAAGGTAGATCATAAGAACCGATAGCGGTTATAGGTATCCAGAAAATCGGATTAATTCCACCAGTGTAAATCACAGTAAAAGGCCAAACAGCACCAATTTCTTCACCATCAATACTCACAACAATCTCTCTAAATGGTCCATTCCCAAAATATTCACTTTCTTCAAGATGATTTGCAGCAATATACTCATTTGGAAGATTCGAATACCAGAATTCATCATGTTCATGAAACGAAACATAAACCTCCAAAACAGCCCTATATGTGTTCCTCGGAATCTTAATCTCTTTCGATTGAATA from Impatiens glandulifera chromosome 5, dImpGla2.1, whole genome shotgun sequence includes:
- the LOC124940416 gene encoding anther-specific protein LAT52-like; its protein translation is MANYAATLFLASALFFLAMASSAHGHGGRKIQPEFQVNGKVYCDPCRLQFLTRVSRPLIGAVVKLSCRNRVNGTLTFQVMGKTDFNGMYNLKVNGEHEKDICEVVPVRSPDPHCRSVMDHVGKARVSLTLNSGISSSVRYVSPIGYMNFKAITQCPLVFSELGFVPRIF
- the LOC124939695 gene encoding protein LIGHT-DEPENDENT SHORT HYPOCOTYLS 10-like, whose translation is MSTDLGKESDEGSSMATRSSSVLSRYVSQKRRDWNTFGQYLKNQRPIPIAMSHCNYNHVLEFLRYLDQFGKTKVHAQGCVFFGLPEPPGPCTCPLKQAWGSLDALIGRLRAAYEENGGLPETNPFASGAIRVYLREVRDSQSKARGIPYKKKKKIKRISMANDQDDHGASKLPMK